The following are encoded together in the Glycine soja cultivar W05 chromosome 5, ASM419377v2, whole genome shotgun sequence genome:
- the LOC114412695 gene encoding RNA N6-adenosine-methyltransferase mettl16-like isoform X2, which produces MGGSKKRKRNEGQRGGTVYSENPPDFALLASLYPEFHPFLQFSHPHSRPTIDWTDFNATRQLTRVLLHHRHALTWWIPDGHLCPTVPNRCNYIHWLQHLLSSNIIRNTVSSDGKFRGFDIGTGASCIYPLLGASLHGWSFVGSDVTDVAIEWAERNVNSNPHISQLIEIRKVQDNASAPCVEVEESVTGDRITLCRSTDVEVAPLPLDLHSCKNRNYHGPPILVGVVRGDENFDFCMCNPPFFESLEEAGLNPKTSCGGTSREMVCPGGERAFITRIIEDSTQLTEQFRWFTSMIGKKSNLKYLTSKLWEVGVAIVKTTEFVQGRTSRWGLAWSFLTPIQKTPISLPNKKNTSFTLEGLQRQHGAINLLEAVNSYFSSHGLFCTLNTSSFTVDVAASKDDCDSILRNELHIINKSINCQPTQKTSNGSSLNLSSERLCFRISVFQQIPGTLLVKGSLQDRNCAVSGAFSVIFQKLEEALRNNFCTKSA; this is translated from the exons ATGGGTGGGAGcaagaagaggaagagaaacGAGGGGCAACGAGGAGGCACAGTGTATTCAGAAAACCCACCAGACTTTGCTCTTTTGGCTTCTCTCTACCCTGAATTCCACCCTTTCCTTCAATTCTCGCATCCTCACTCTCGCCCCACCATCGATTGGACCGACTTCAACGCCACTCGCCAACTCACGCGCGTCTTGCTCCATCATCGCCACGCTCTCACCtg GTGGATTCCTGATGGACACCTCTGTCCAACTGTGCCCAACAGGTGCAACTACATTCATTGGCTTCAACATCTTCTCTCATCAAACATCATTCGAAACACCGTTTCAAGTGATGGCAAGTTCAGGGGATTTGACATTGGAACTGGAGCCAGTTGCATTTACCCCCTTCTTGGTGCTTCTCTTCATGGATGGAGTTTTGTAGGATCAG ATGTGACTGATGTTGCAATTGAGTGGGCGGAGAGAAACGTTAATAGTAATCCACATATTTCTCAACTGATTGAAATCAGAAAGGTTCAAGACAATGCAAGTGCTCCCTGTGTGGAAGTTGAAGAGTCGGTGACTGGTGACAGGATTACTTTGTGCAGGAGTACTGATGTGGAGGTAGCTCCTTTGCCTCTTGATTTGCATTCTTGCAAGAATAGGAATTATCATGGACCTCCCATACTTGTTGGTGTGGTCAGGGGTGATGAGAATTTTGATTTCTGCATGTGCAATCCGCCATTTTTTGAAAGCTTGGAGGAAGCTGGACTCAATCCCAAAACTTCTTGTGGTGGGACTTCTCGGGAAATGGTTTGCCCTGGTGGTGAGAGGGCCTTCATTACTCGTATTATTGAAGATAGTACTCAACTGACGGAGCAATTTCG GTGGTTCACTTCAATGATAGGTAAAAAATCAAATCTCAAGTACCTTACATCAAAACTTTGGGAGGTTGGAGTTGCCATAGTGAAGACAACTGAATTTGTCCAAGGCAGGACATCCCGGTGGGGGCTTGCTTGGTCTTTCTTAACTCCCATTCAGAAGACACCAATTTCTTTGCCCAACAAGAAAAACACATCCTTCACGCTTGAG GGCCTTCAACGCCAACATGGTGCCATTAATTTGTTGGAAGCTGTCAATTCTTACTTCTCTTCACATGGCCTATTCTGTACATTGAATACCTCCTCTTTCACAGTGGAT GTTGCAGCATCAAAAGATGATTGTGATTCAATCTTGAGGAATGAATTACACATCATCAACAAATCCATCAATTGCCAACCTACACAAAAGACATCTAATGGGTCGAGTTTGAATCTCTCTTCTGAGAGATTATGCTTTCGTATATCG GTTTTTCAGCAAATTCCTGGGACACTGTTGGTGAAAGGTTCATTACAAGACAGGAATTGTGCAGTATCAG GAGCATTCTCGGtgattttccaaaaactagAGGAAGCTTTGCGGAATAATTTTTGTACTAAATCAGCGTAG
- the LOC114412695 gene encoding RNA N6-adenosine-methyltransferase mettl16-like isoform X1, protein MGGSKKRKRNEGQRGGTVYSENPPDFALLASLYPEFHPFLQFSHPHSRPTIDWTDFNATRQLTRVLLHHRHALTWFSLSLITQWIPDGHLCPTVPNRCNYIHWLQHLLSSNIIRNTVSSDGKFRGFDIGTGASCIYPLLGASLHGWSFVGSDVTDVAIEWAERNVNSNPHISQLIEIRKVQDNASAPCVEVEESVTGDRITLCRSTDVEVAPLPLDLHSCKNRNYHGPPILVGVVRGDENFDFCMCNPPFFESLEEAGLNPKTSCGGTSREMVCPGGERAFITRIIEDSTQLTEQFRWFTSMIGKKSNLKYLTSKLWEVGVAIVKTTEFVQGRTSRWGLAWSFLTPIQKTPISLPNKKNTSFTLEGLQRQHGAINLLEAVNSYFSSHGLFCTLNTSSFTVDVAASKDDCDSILRNELHIINKSINCQPTQKTSNGSSLNLSSERLCFRISVFQQIPGTLLVKGSLQDRNCAVSGAFSVIFQKLEEALRNNFCTKSA, encoded by the exons ATGGGTGGGAGcaagaagaggaagagaaacGAGGGGCAACGAGGAGGCACAGTGTATTCAGAAAACCCACCAGACTTTGCTCTTTTGGCTTCTCTCTACCCTGAATTCCACCCTTTCCTTCAATTCTCGCATCCTCACTCTCGCCCCACCATCGATTGGACCGACTTCAACGCCACTCGCCAACTCACGCGCGTCTTGCTCCATCATCGCCACGCTCTCACCtggttttctctctctctcatcacACA GTGGATTCCTGATGGACACCTCTGTCCAACTGTGCCCAACAGGTGCAACTACATTCATTGGCTTCAACATCTTCTCTCATCAAACATCATTCGAAACACCGTTTCAAGTGATGGCAAGTTCAGGGGATTTGACATTGGAACTGGAGCCAGTTGCATTTACCCCCTTCTTGGTGCTTCTCTTCATGGATGGAGTTTTGTAGGATCAG ATGTGACTGATGTTGCAATTGAGTGGGCGGAGAGAAACGTTAATAGTAATCCACATATTTCTCAACTGATTGAAATCAGAAAGGTTCAAGACAATGCAAGTGCTCCCTGTGTGGAAGTTGAAGAGTCGGTGACTGGTGACAGGATTACTTTGTGCAGGAGTACTGATGTGGAGGTAGCTCCTTTGCCTCTTGATTTGCATTCTTGCAAGAATAGGAATTATCATGGACCTCCCATACTTGTTGGTGTGGTCAGGGGTGATGAGAATTTTGATTTCTGCATGTGCAATCCGCCATTTTTTGAAAGCTTGGAGGAAGCTGGACTCAATCCCAAAACTTCTTGTGGTGGGACTTCTCGGGAAATGGTTTGCCCTGGTGGTGAGAGGGCCTTCATTACTCGTATTATTGAAGATAGTACTCAACTGACGGAGCAATTTCG GTGGTTCACTTCAATGATAGGTAAAAAATCAAATCTCAAGTACCTTACATCAAAACTTTGGGAGGTTGGAGTTGCCATAGTGAAGACAACTGAATTTGTCCAAGGCAGGACATCCCGGTGGGGGCTTGCTTGGTCTTTCTTAACTCCCATTCAGAAGACACCAATTTCTTTGCCCAACAAGAAAAACACATCCTTCACGCTTGAG GGCCTTCAACGCCAACATGGTGCCATTAATTTGTTGGAAGCTGTCAATTCTTACTTCTCTTCACATGGCCTATTCTGTACATTGAATACCTCCTCTTTCACAGTGGAT GTTGCAGCATCAAAAGATGATTGTGATTCAATCTTGAGGAATGAATTACACATCATCAACAAATCCATCAATTGCCAACCTACACAAAAGACATCTAATGGGTCGAGTTTGAATCTCTCTTCTGAGAGATTATGCTTTCGTATATCG GTTTTTCAGCAAATTCCTGGGACACTGTTGGTGAAAGGTTCATTACAAGACAGGAATTGTGCAGTATCAG GAGCATTCTCGGtgattttccaaaaactagAGGAAGCTTTGCGGAATAATTTTTGTACTAAATCAGCGTAG